A window from Balaenoptera musculus isolate JJ_BM4_2016_0621 chromosome 8, mBalMus1.pri.v3, whole genome shotgun sequence encodes these proteins:
- the CCDC87 gene encoding coiled-coil domain-containing protein 87 produces MEPYKPEPEFQQFYHRLLRPLSLFPRTTTRTESQKRLPQEVPMLLPLPVSGLTVASLCRQVAERLANSGLEARAPRKVRLRFTEVILDELKCSWQEPPTEPGLSHLNNQRLRKRLLVYVLLSSEQLFVRYLHLQKIMSTPAAVFTESATLTRLAASLARDCTVFLTGPEVYRGLLADFRALLKEGQVQVCVPRVRPLGPTGAFRLCPIPWHHSTGFAQVPYFNLSLNYLIQLSRPREFVSEPEPDPVKELKSIPQLKKKPLRWLSTMQKRRESNFNSQIASLPGSSVAPPSQAPPTSHLPLSSHLQRGQSMPSLREGWKLADELGLPPFSPRPLTPLVLVAESKPELEGDTVAEDLKQRMKNMHLGWSHYSPLDSGLPPLLGALTYRPAAKHHMEELQRMLKGLEEKEASEQWSLQSPRSPPLEPQPVTVTLKLRNQVVQAAAVQVSARNFLDSFHVEGAGVLYNHLAGELEPKLIEEMDTDRTFGSSIGEVYKELMSCVSNDHFSFDQGPLVEPAANEDWSAFLSSAFLRQEKQRRIINTKLAGLYSQRANTLQSNPDKMSSLTSLQASKSWEKWSNKASWLNWWKTTLSVGDYFKYLTTQQTDFLHVIFQIYEEEVPVEIVAPVRESLKIQHPPPLLENDEPDFVPGEWDWDTVLECRLGTKNNSLLEDSHKILSLQKRLERLWSMLEVPDKDQLDMAIKYSSSARLRQLPSLVSAWERALQPIQLREILLGRLECFERQASDPNRFFHKTDMGLSRFLEENQIRSHLHKRLSLVEAPLVPLLEEIELVSGEPVTFKGRRYLDKMKHDKVEMLYWLQQRRRVRHLVQAKRASHQSALSRKLSSQPLVAPGNTPLLFDQTKCPQIPPSPPYTQQLTQTS; encoded by the coding sequence ATGGAGCCATATAAGCCCGAGCCCGAGTTCCAGCAGTTTTACCACCGGTTGCTGCGTCCGCTGTCTCTCTTCCCCCGCACGACGACGCGCACAGAGTCTCAGAAGCGCCTCCCGCAGGAGGTCCCGATGCTGCTGCCCTTACCGGTCTCAGGGCTGACGGTGGCGTCGCTCTGCCGCCAGGTAGCCGAGCGGCTGGCCAACAGCGGGCTGGAGGCGCGCGCGCCTCGCAAGGTACGACTCCGTTTCACCGAGGTCATCTTGGACGAGCTGAAGTGCAGCTGGCAGGAGCCCCCCACCGAACCTGGTCTGAGCCACTTGAACAATCAGAGGCTGCGGAAGCGGCTCCTGGTCTACGTGCTGCTCAGCAGCGAGCAGCTCTTTGTACGCTACCTGCACCTTCAGAAGATCATGTCGACCCCCGCAGCTGTCTTCACCGAATCAGCCACGCTCACCCGGTTGGCCGCCAGCCTCGCCAGGGACTGCACAGTCTTCCTCACCGGCCCCGAGGTCTACCGTGGCCTGCTCGCTGACTTCCGCGCCCTGCTGAAGGAAGGGCAGGTCCAAGTCTGCGTGCCCAGAGTGCGCCCCCTCGGCCCCACTGGGGCTTTCAGGCTCTGCCCTATCCCATGGCATCACAGCACTGGCTTTGCCCAAGTGCCGTATTTCAACCTCAGCCTGAACTACCTCATCCAGCTCAGCCGCCCGCGGGAGTTTGTCAGTGAGCCTGAACCGGATCCAGTGAAGGAGTTGAAGTCCATTCCCCAGCTGAAGAAGAAGCCTCTCCGCTGGCTGTCCACCAtgcaaaagaggagagaaagcaacTTCAATTCACAGATTGCCTCACTGCCTGGGTCCTCTGTGGCTCCCCCCAGCCaggctccccccacctcccacttgcccctctcctcccatctccaGAGGGGCCAGTCCATGCCCTCTCTGCGTGAGGGCTGGAAACTAGCCGATGAGTTGGGCCTTCCTCCATTCTCTCCTCGCCCCTTAACCCCACTGGTCCTGGTTGCAGAGAGCAAACCAGAGCTGGAAGGGGACACTGTGGCTGAGGACCTGAAGCAGAGGATGAAGAACATGCACTTGGGGTGGTCTCACTACTCACCGCTGGACTCGGGCCTGCCCCCACTCTTGGGGGCCCTGACCTACCGCCCAGCTGCAAAACATCACATGGAAGAGCTGCAGAGAATGTTGAAGGGCCTCGAGGAGAAGGAAGCCTCAGAGCAGTGGAGCCTCCAGTCCCCCagatcccctccccttgaaccaCAGCCAGTGACTGTTACTTTGAAGCTAAGAAATCAGGTGGTCCAGGCAGCTGCTGTACAGGTCTCAGCAAGAAACTTTTTGGATTCCTTCCACGTTGAGGGGGCCGGAGTCCTATACAACCACCTGGCTGGTGAACTGGAACCCAAACTTATCGAGGAAATGGATACTGATCGCACTTTTGGCAGTAGCATCGGGGAGGTCTACAAGGAGCTGATGAGCTGTGTCTCTAATGACCACTTCTCTTTTGACCAGGGGCCCCTGGTTGAGCCTGCAGCCAATGAAGACTGGTCGGCCTTCCTATCCTCAGCCTTTCTACGTCAAGAAAAACAGCGTCGTATCATCAACACCAAGCTGGCTGGACTTTATTCCCAGAGAGCTAACACTTTACAGTCCAACCCTGATAAGATGTCCTCCCTCACATCACTCCAAGCAAGTAAAAGCTGGGAGAAGTGGTCAAACAAGGCCTCATGGCTGAACTGGTGGAAAACGACTTTGTCTGTGGGTGACTACTTCAAGTACCTCACCACCCAGCAGACAGATTTCCTCCATGTCATCTTCCAAATCTATGAAGAGGAGGTCCCTGTGGAGATCGTGGCCCCTGTCAGAGAGTCCCTGAAGATTCAGCACCCACCTCCCTTGCTGGAAAACGACGAGCCAGACTTTGTGCCAGGAGAGTGGGATTGGGACACGGTGCTGGAGTGCAGGCTGGGAACTAAGAACAACAGCCTCCTGGAAGACTCTCACAAAATCCTGAGCCTGCAGAAGCGTCTGGAGCGGCTGTGGTCCATGCTTGAGGTCCCTGACAAAGACCAGCTGGACATGGCCATTAAGTACAGCTCCAGTGCCCGCCTGAGGCAGCTGCCGTCACTGGTGAGTGCCTGGGAGCGGGCCTTGCAGCCCATTCAGCTGCGGGAGATATTGCTGGGGAGACTGGAGTGCTTTGAGCGACAAGCCTCCGACCCTAACCGCTTCTTCCACAAGACCGACATGGGCCTGAGTCGCTTCCTGGAGGAGAATCAGATCCGCAGCCATCTCCATAAGAGGCTCAGTCTAGTGGAGGCTCCTTTGGTTCCCCTCCTGGAGGAGATCGAGTTAGTCTCTGGTGAGCCAGTGACCTTCAAGGGGCGGCGCTACCTGGACAAGATGAAGCATGACAAAGTGGAGATGCTCTACTGGCTGCAGCAGCGGCGGCGGGTCCGCCACCTGGTCCAGGCCAAGAGGGCCTCCCATCAGTCAGCCCTGTCCAGGAAGCTCAGCAGCCAGCCTTTAGTAGCCCCTGGGAATACCCCATTACTCTTTGACCAGACCAAGTGCCCTCagatccctccctcacccccatacACCCAGCAGCTCACCCAGACCTCTTGA